In Legionella beliardensis, the following are encoded in one genomic region:
- the rimO gene encoding 30S ribosomal protein S12 methylthiotransferase RimO gives MNHKVGFVSLGCPKALVDSERIITQLRAQGYELVSTYQDAGVVVVNTCGFIDAAVTESLDTIKEAMAENGRVIVTGCLGAKAQLIREACPEVLHISGAHAYEEVVGAVHEHLPPPKNPFTQLIPTQGIKLTPRHYAYLKISEGCNQKCTFCIIPTMRGKLQSYPLTQVLSEAKRLKEAGVKEILVISQDTSAYGVDTRYQSVEWQGKQLNTKFYDLCAQLGELGIWVRLHYIYPYPHVDEIIPLMRDGLILPYLDIPLQHANPRVLKAMKRPANSENTLARIASWRQTCPDITLRSTFIVGFPGETEEEFAELLDFLKEARLDRVGCFKYSPVNGAKANELACPIPDDIKEERYHRFMQVQAEISYQKLKQKIGSKQTVLIDEITPEHVIARSKSDAPEIDGLVYLPFHEQLTVGSFVDVTITDSDDYDLYGEVSSS, from the coding sequence ATGAATCATAAAGTAGGTTTTGTTAGCCTAGGTTGCCCTAAAGCGTTAGTTGATTCTGAACGAATTATTACCCAATTGCGCGCACAAGGCTATGAATTAGTATCTACCTATCAAGATGCTGGTGTTGTTGTAGTTAATACTTGCGGTTTTATTGATGCGGCGGTGACTGAATCGTTAGACACGATAAAAGAAGCCATGGCTGAGAATGGGCGAGTTATTGTAACCGGTTGCTTAGGTGCGAAAGCACAACTGATTCGCGAAGCTTGTCCTGAGGTACTACATATAAGTGGAGCCCATGCTTATGAGGAAGTCGTGGGCGCCGTTCACGAGCATTTGCCGCCACCTAAAAATCCATTTACCCAGCTTATACCGACCCAAGGCATTAAATTAACGCCGCGTCATTATGCTTACTTAAAAATTTCAGAAGGCTGTAATCAAAAATGCACCTTTTGTATTATTCCTACTATGCGTGGAAAACTACAAAGCTATCCACTAACGCAAGTTCTTTCTGAGGCAAAACGCCTTAAAGAAGCAGGTGTTAAAGAGATTTTAGTTATCTCGCAAGATACTAGCGCTTATGGCGTAGATACACGTTATCAATCTGTAGAATGGCAGGGTAAGCAATTAAACACAAAATTTTATGATTTATGCGCGCAGCTAGGCGAACTTGGCATATGGGTTCGTCTCCATTATATATATCCTTATCCGCATGTAGATGAAATTATACCCCTGATGCGTGATGGCTTAATTCTTCCTTATTTAGATATTCCGCTACAACATGCCAATCCTCGGGTACTAAAAGCGATGAAACGACCTGCTAACAGTGAAAATACCTTAGCTCGTATTGCGAGCTGGCGTCAAACTTGTCCCGACATTACTTTACGCTCTACATTTATCGTGGGCTTTCCAGGTGAAACAGAAGAAGAATTTGCAGAATTACTAGATTTTCTTAAAGAAGCGAGACTTGATAGAGTTGGCTGCTTTAAATACTCACCCGTAAACGGTGCTAAAGCAAATGAGCTGGCCTGTCCTATACCTGATGATATTAAAGAAGAGCGCTACCATCGTTTCATGCAGGTGCAGGCTGAAATTAGTTACCAAAAGCTTAAGCAAAAAATTGGCTCAAAACAAACCGTCTTAATTGACGAAATCACGCCTGAGCATGTCATTGCACGCAGCAAAAGTGACGCGCCTGAAATAGATGGACTAGTTTATTTACCTTTTCATGAGCAATTAACTGTTGGCAGCTTCGTGGATGTGACAATTACCGACAGTGATGACTATGATTTATACGGCGAAGTATCATCGTCGTGA
- the dsbD gene encoding protein-disulfide reductase DsbD → MKKWLLFTLGCLFSILCFADPLPVSEIFQVNATKVDPNQFLVKWTIKPGYFLYSDRININVPDDSNIQLGPLSLPPALTKKDLQGKAYTVYRNELSLPIAVLGKEPGEALVTLHYQGCADDGFCYPPQTKQIKLAIAKDLSLSNVELFQDNTVMSEESANTTTDEPTLDSIFLNHNLPMIFLIFFGFGLLLSFTPCILPMVPVLSGIIVGHSQTMSTGKAFRLSLSYVLSMSVTYALVGAAVSLLGSNLQIIMQSPWAISLFSLLFVILSLSMFGFFELKLPVSWQAKLAQLNRRQESGHYLSAAVMGCLSTLILSPCVTAPLIGVLGYIASSGNVVLGSFSLFFLSLGMGTPLILIGTSAGRWLPKAGHWMNAVKSFFGVLLLGVAIYLLSRILPGALSMACWAALLIFSGIYLGALVRATSNYDKFCQGMGIILLVYGLFVLLGASMGETNPLQPLAHWSDKEHETLAYQPVKTVAEVEQAIASAQGKPVILDFYADWCVTCQYIEANVLKNPEVKTRLKDFVVLRADVTANNEANQALLRKYQVVAPPTFLFFNKEGDELEHSRLVGEVDSQMFLKRLQSVKSQAF, encoded by the coding sequence ATGAAAAAATGGCTTTTATTTACTTTAGGTTGCCTATTTTCTATACTGTGCTTTGCCGATCCTCTGCCAGTAAGTGAGATTTTTCAAGTCAATGCTACTAAGGTTGACCCTAACCAATTTTTAGTAAAATGGACAATTAAGCCTGGTTATTTTCTTTACAGTGATCGGATTAATATTAATGTACCTGATGACAGCAATATTCAATTAGGCCCTCTTTCTTTACCACCTGCTTTAACAAAAAAAGATTTACAAGGTAAAGCCTATACTGTTTATCGAAATGAACTTAGTTTACCCATTGCTGTACTAGGTAAAGAACCTGGCGAAGCATTAGTTACTTTACATTACCAAGGCTGTGCTGATGATGGCTTTTGCTATCCTCCACAAACAAAACAAATAAAATTAGCTATTGCCAAGGATTTATCATTAAGTAATGTAGAATTGTTTCAAGATAATACGGTAATGAGTGAGGAGTCTGCTAACACCACGACTGATGAGCCCACGCTCGATTCTATTTTTCTAAATCATAACTTGCCTATGATTTTTCTTATTTTCTTCGGCTTTGGTTTATTGTTATCCTTTACACCTTGCATTTTGCCGATGGTACCTGTGCTCTCGGGAATTATTGTAGGCCATAGTCAAACCATGTCTACAGGGAAGGCATTTCGCTTATCCCTAAGTTATGTGCTAAGTATGTCTGTTACCTATGCTTTAGTTGGGGCGGCGGTCTCACTATTAGGTAGTAACTTACAAATTATTATGCAATCTCCTTGGGCTATTAGTTTATTTAGCTTACTCTTCGTTATCTTATCGCTGTCTATGTTTGGCTTTTTTGAACTAAAATTGCCTGTTTCTTGGCAAGCTAAATTAGCACAATTAAATCGCCGTCAGGAAAGTGGCCACTATTTAAGTGCTGCTGTTATGGGGTGTTTATCTACTTTAATTTTATCACCTTGCGTGACCGCCCCGCTAATTGGTGTTTTAGGTTATATTGCTAGCAGTGGCAATGTGGTATTAGGCAGCTTTAGTTTATTCTTTTTAAGCCTAGGCATGGGAACACCTCTAATCTTAATCGGTACTTCTGCCGGGCGTTGGCTACCTAAGGCTGGCCACTGGATGAATGCTGTTAAATCCTTTTTTGGGGTTTTATTGTTAGGCGTTGCGATTTATCTTTTAAGCCGCATTTTGCCTGGTGCGCTAAGCATGGCTTGCTGGGCAGCTTTACTTATTTTTTCTGGTATTTATTTAGGTGCTTTAGTACGTGCTACCTCTAATTACGATAAATTCTGTCAAGGGATGGGAATTATCTTATTAGTCTATGGATTATTCGTGCTACTAGGCGCGAGTATGGGTGAAACAAATCCTTTACAACCCTTAGCTCACTGGTCAGACAAAGAACATGAAACCCTGGCTTACCAACCAGTTAAAACAGTTGCCGAAGTAGAACAAGCCATAGCAAGTGCTCAGGGCAAACCGGTTATATTAGATTTTTACGCCGATTGGTGTGTTACTTGTCAGTACATTGAAGCAAATGTCTTAAAAAATCCTGAAGTCAAAACACGTCTAAAAGACTTTGTGGTTTTAAGAGCAGATGTTACAGCGAACAATGAAGCAAATCAGGCTTTATTACGTAAATACCAGGTCGTCGCACCGCCTACTTTTCTATTCTTTAATAAAGAAGGCGATGAACTTGAACATTCTCGCTTAGTAGGTGAGGTAGATAGCCAAATGTTTCTGAAACGCTTACAAAGTGTAAAATCTCAAGCGTTTTGA